One genomic window of Helicobacter canis includes the following:
- a CDS encoding UDP-N-acetylmuramoyl-L-alanyl-D-glutamate--2,6-diaminopimelate ligase — MKITKPCVYQGVAYTHLSDDSRELDSHTLFVRTPLNAAFTPDHPSIEAKQLAELFAPLPKIIGITGTNGKTTTAALIYSLLLDLGYSCALVGTRGVFANDKQLRPKGLTTPCVLELYEILAMVGECAFVIMEVSSHAIVQERIAGIHFSIKILTNITSDHLDYHKTQAEYIRVKNSFFSDDGCKIINADEPHASYNRHNAHTYAIEANAHLKPNAYSLDHAITAHLSYAPASRAKDSLEHAIIQAPLYGKHNLYNILAALLCVKLIAQKPLESCAEYLEHFGGVEGRMEVVSKDPLIIVDFAHTHDGMEAIFTSFIGKNIAVVFGAGGDRDPTKRPKMGAVAYKYASKLYITSDNPRSEDPTRIINDILQGIPKDPKKPVCIDIDRRASIQKAVAELKMGELKKGELKMEGLGGDWVLLVLGKGDETYQIIGDEKRHFDDRQEIRAALQAPLP; from the coding sequence GTGAAAATCACTAAGCCTTGCGTGTATCAAGGCGTAGCCTACACGCATTTAAGCGATGATAGCAGAGAGCTAGACTCTCACACACTTTTTGTCCGCACGCCACTAAATGCTGCTTTCACGCCAGATCACCCCAGCATAGAAGCAAAGCAGCTAGCAGAGCTTTTTGCCCCGCTGCCTAAAATCATCGGCATAACCGGCACCAATGGCAAGACCACGACCGCCGCGCTTATCTACTCGCTCTTGCTTGATCTTGGCTACTCGTGTGCGCTAGTTGGCACAAGGGGGGTGTTTGCTAATGACAAGCAGCTTAGACCAAAGGGGCTTACCACGCCTTGCGTGCTAGAGCTGTATGAGATTTTGGCTATGGTTGGGGAGTGTGCGTTTGTGATTATGGAAGTAAGCTCGCACGCGATCGTGCAAGAGCGCATTGCTGGCATTCACTTTTCTATAAAAATCCTAACCAACATCACAAGCGACCACCTAGACTACCACAAGACCCAAGCCGAATATATCCGCGTGAAAAATAGCTTCTTCAGCGATGATGGTTGCAAAATCATCAATGCCGATGAGCCGCACGCTAGCTATAATCGCCACAACGCCCACACCTATGCCATAGAAGCAAACGCCCACCTAAAGCCAAACGCATATAGCCTAGATCACGCCATCACCGCGCATTTATCCTATGCCCCAGCTAGCAGGGCTAAAGACTCTCTAGAGCACGCTATCATACAAGCCCCCCTATATGGCAAGCACAATCTCTACAATATCCTAGCCGCATTGCTTTGTGTCAAGCTCATCGCCCAAAAGCCCCTAGAATCCTGCGCGGAGTATTTGGAGCATTTTGGCGGTGTGGAGGGGCGTATGGAGGTAGTAAGCAAGGATCCTTTGATCATCGTGGATTTTGCCCACACGCACGATGGTATGGAAGCGATTTTTACAAGCTTTATAGGCAAAAATATCGCCGTAGTCTTTGGAGCTGGAGGCGATAGAGACCCCACCAAACGCCCCAAAATGGGCGCAGTGGCGTATAAATACGCAAGCAAGCTCTACATCACAAGCGATAATCCACGCAGCGAAGATCCCACACGCATTATCAACGATATTTTACAAGGCATACCCAAAGATCCTAAAAAGCCCGTGTGTATTGATATTGATCGGCGTGCTAGCATACAAAAAGCCGTAGCGGAGCTAAAAATGGGGGAGCTAAAGAAAGGGGAGCTAAAAATGGAGGGGTTAGGAGGAGATTGGGTGCTGCTGGTGCTAGGCAAGGGCGATGAGACTTACCAAATCATCGGTGATGAAAAGCGGCATTTTGATGATAGGCAAGAAATCCGCGCTGCCCTGCAAGCCCCGCTTCCATAG
- a CDS encoding ATP-binding cassette domain-containing protein yields the protein MKSALKPSAPVLCVRDLCARFGDFALENISLEVWANERVGIVGKSGSGKSLLAKLLMGLVAGSDIRGSITLQGIEANLAACPISSPLWRTIRAKGIAYIPQSPKLALNPLHSIAKQLGEMCALHLPHTPKSHYNAIIDDALESVGLESSLKHRLPHTLSGGQAQRVCIAMMILARPKILLCDEPTTALDAHIQSQILELLASFTEMAIVLISHDLGLMGRFAERGYVMERGKICGHFGRDSSSAILESKSDLGDCALNSHSADFGDFMVTADSCSAIKSPKNSKSPTANLKILEEDKQAECEKSAENKKVDSSKQAYFLSLRALRSKAWQSTQTKTQSLESTFSHNAKKSQKVDSSNDYFAAAKIMDSKETSANAERYPLFCHAAATTAARNDDKNTDTQKVDSRDNAQNVENSAQDSRIFTQNAPILTTPQAEGFCDDFLKKLRFGGFQGGGEGILLGVNEQAPAAESPKSAQKANADTQKVCLRLHNFGAYHTTKGFFTKQKIPAVQGINLALKMGDSVGIIGASGSGKSSLALGILGLEGQLGELCLYPIESKDPLIYTDKRRDRAFISMVQIVFQDPLAALNPRMCVLEIVQEALQSQNAKKSSPLQAMQILEQVGLSRAFAYRYSATLSGGEAQRVCIARALASGARILLLDEPTSALDKSTQQDIITLLLDLQQRLNLSYLVISHDLSVIEAMCDCVLVLESGQVIEQGELAQVFSAPSHPYTQALLRARI from the coding sequence ATGAAGTCTGCCCTAAAGCCTAGTGCGCCTGTGCTATGCGTGCGGGATTTGTGCGCGCGATTTGGGGACTTTGCCTTAGAAAATATATCGCTAGAAGTGTGGGCAAATGAGCGCGTAGGCATAGTAGGGAAGTCTGGCAGTGGGAAGAGCCTTTTAGCAAAGCTGCTTATGGGGCTAGTGGCAGGCAGTGATATACGCGGAAGTATCACGCTACAAGGCATTGAGGCAAATCTCGCCGCCTGCCCTATCAGCTCGCCTCTATGGCGCACGATCCGCGCTAAAGGCATAGCCTATATCCCCCAATCCCCCAAGCTCGCCCTAAATCCGCTACATAGCATAGCAAAGCAGCTAGGTGAAATGTGCGCCTTGCACCTGCCCCACACGCCAAAATCACACTACAACGCCATTATTGATGACGCACTAGAATCCGTGGGGCTAGAATCTAGCCTAAAGCACCGCCTGCCTCACACGCTTAGCGGCGGACAGGCGCAGAGGGTGTGTATCGCGATGATGATCCTAGCACGACCAAAGATTTTACTCTGTGATGAGCCTACAACAGCCCTAGATGCGCATATACAAAGCCAGATTCTAGAGCTTTTAGCCTCTTTTACAGAAATGGCGATCGTGCTTATCAGCCACGATTTGGGCTTGATGGGGAGGTTTGCGGAGAGGGGGTATGTGATGGAGAGAGGCAAAATTTGCGGGCATTTTGGGAGGGATTCTAGCTCCGCAATCTTAGAATCCAAAAGCGACTTGGGAGATTGCGCTTTAAATAGTCATTCCGCAGATTTTGGGGATTTTATGGTAACCGCAGACTCTTGCTCTGCCATAAAATCCCCAAAAAACTCCAAAAGCCCCACTGCAAATCTTAAAATCCTTGAAGAAGACAAACAAGCCGAGTGTGAAAAATCTGCCGAAAATAAAAAAGTGGATTCTAGTAAGCAAGCCTATTTTCTGTCATTGCGAGCTTTGCGTAGCAAAGCGTGGCAATCCACACAAACAAAGACACAATCCCTAGAATCCACTTTTTCACACAATGCCAAAAAATCACAAAAAGTGGATTCTAGTAATGACTATTTTGCTGCTGCAAAAATTATGGATTCTAAAGAAACATCGGCTAACGCCGAGCGGTATCCCTTGTTTTGCCACGCCGCTGCTACCACAGCGGCTCGCAATGACGATAAAAATACCGATACGCAAAAAGTGGATTCTAGGGATAACGCTCAAAATGTAGAAAACTCCGCACAGGATTCTAGGATTTTTACCCAAAATGCCCCAATTTTAACCACGCCACAGGCGGAAGGATTTTGCGATGATTTTCTAAAGAAACTTCGTTTTGGGGGTTTTCAAGGCGGGGGCGAAGGGATTTTACTCGGCGTAAATGAGCAAGCCCCCGCCGCAGAATCCCCCAAAAGCGCGCAAAAAGCCAACGCCGATACACAAAAAGTATGCCTACGCTTGCACAACTTTGGCGCATATCACACGACTAAAGGCTTCTTCACAAAGCAAAAAATCCCAGCCGTGCAAGGCATCAATCTAGCCCTAAAAATGGGCGATAGTGTGGGCATAATTGGGGCTAGTGGGAGTGGAAAGTCTAGCCTAGCCCTTGGGATTTTGGGGCTAGAGGGGCAGCTAGGTGAGCTTTGTCTCTATCCCATAGAGTCAAAAGATCCGCTCATCTACACGGATAAAAGGCGCGATAGGGCGTTTATCTCTATGGTGCAAATCGTTTTCCAAGACCCCCTAGCCGCGCTTAATCCGCGAATGTGCGTGCTAGAGATCGTGCAAGAAGCCCTGCAAAGCCAAAATGCCAAAAAATCTAGCCCCCTACAAGCTATGCAGATTTTAGAGCAAGTGGGGCTATCTAGGGCGTTTGCCTACCGATATAGTGCTACTCTTAGCGGTGGAGAAGCCCAAAGGGTGTGTATCGCTAGGGCGTTGGCAAGTGGGGCTAGGATTTTGCTGCTTGATGAGCCTACTTCCGCACTTGATAAAAGCACGCAACAAGACATTATCACGCTACTTTTAGACCTGCAGCAAAGGCTTAATCTAAGCTATCTTGTCATAAGCCACGATCTTAGCGTGATAGAGGCGATGTGTGATTGTGTGCTGGTGCTAGAATCCGGGCAGGTGATAGAGCAAGGAGAGCTTGCGCAAGTCTTTAGCGCACCTAGCCACCCTTATACGCAGGCGTTGCTTAGGGCTAGGATTTAG
- the maf gene encoding septum formation inhibitor Maf, whose protein sequence is MREPLILASLSPTRARILQEWGIAFSQMDSGFDEESLEISDPAKFAYIACMKKLESTLALLDKRGKLTSALDSGVLCADSVVSVNGKLLRKARDKQEARNMLELQDSKHISILTALAYQSKRASFVDLSACVLELGRFEPSDMLGYVDSLAWVGKAGCVMIEGFHKRYIRRQIGLESSALGLSIEKLVRFLELV, encoded by the coding sequence ATGAGAGAGCCACTTATCCTAGCGAGCCTTAGCCCCACGCGTGCGCGGATATTGCAAGAGTGGGGCATAGCATTTAGCCAAATGGATAGCGGATTTGATGAAGAGAGCCTAGAGATCAGCGATCCTGCGAAGTTTGCCTATATCGCTTGTATGAAAAAGCTAGAATCCACTTTAGCACTTTTGGACAAAAGGGGCAAGCTCACTAGTGCGCTAGATTCTGGGGTGCTATGTGCAGATAGCGTGGTAAGTGTCAATGGCAAGCTACTACGCAAAGCTAGAGATAAGCAAGAAGCTAGAAATATGCTAGAATTGCAAGACTCCAAGCATATAAGTATCCTAACAGCCCTAGCCTACCAAAGCAAACGCGCAAGCTTTGTGGATCTAAGCGCGTGTGTCTTGGAGCTAGGGAGATTTGAGCCAAGCGATATGCTAGGCTATGTGGATTCTCTAGCGTGGGTGGGCAAAGCTGGCTGCGTGATGATAGAGGGCTTCCACAAACGCTATATCCGCAGGCAAATCGGGCTAGAATCCAGCGCGTTAGGACTTAGTATAGAAAAGCTTGTGAGATTCTTGGAGCTAGTATGA
- a CDS encoding OmpP1/FadL family transporter — translation MRVKIAILLAGGIVSSYGSGFKLTEQSLNGTALNSAYIAGAYGADSSYYNPANMGFDEANEIEVNGTMIFIPGFDFTTAGRDKGEISTGNGAALGPNRPAGPAIVSGRANPTLAFAPKIFFKTKPWHIGDSVKTNFGLSITTPSGLSMDWSGEGGEFLDNVGIMMIETNPVVSLTLWDRLGLAAGARIIYGSGDFDNTLYVPYTAENAMGLGLNIKGTTKISQSSSTKAWGLGYNVALTLKLTKTTTLAATYRSKVHFDMKGNLFATSHIDGGKLAGKGTVDMRANLLLSTDLPDTLNVALAQRLGKLLAEFTYEHTFWGSADIFEFQYSNQEFSNAQGFTPGFENTIIATAYQNMAGADYNAVAMGRGWKNSNAFRLGFTHFSTENLTLMGSLALDFTPVPQGRDTFGIPDANSYMLGLGARYNLFGGRADVGLAYSLALKDNTKSFIQSQNGLGQLHLVTLGAKYRF, via the coding sequence ATGCGTGTAAAAATCGCGATATTGCTTGCTGGGGGTATTGTCTCTAGCTATGGCTCAGGCTTTAAGCTTACAGAGCAAAGTCTCAATGGCACCGCGCTAAACTCTGCATATATCGCTGGGGCGTATGGCGCGGACTCTAGCTACTACAATCCCGCGAATATGGGCTTTGATGAAGCTAATGAGATAGAAGTTAATGGGACGATGATTTTTATCCCGGGGTTTGACTTTACTACGGCAGGTAGAGATAAAGGGGAAATTTCTACGGGAAATGGAGCTGCTTTGGGTCCAAATCGCCCAGCAGGACCCGCTATCGTAAGCGGTAGGGCAAACCCCACTCTAGCCTTTGCACCAAAGATATTTTTCAAAACCAAGCCGTGGCATATAGGCGATAGCGTGAAGACAAACTTCGGGCTATCAATCACAACGCCCTCAGGGCTTAGTATGGATTGGAGCGGTGAGGGGGGAGAGTTTTTAGACAATGTGGGGATAATGATGATAGAGACAAATCCCGTGGTCTCCCTCACGCTATGGGATCGGCTAGGGCTTGCTGCTGGAGCGCGTATCATCTATGGCTCTGGGGATTTTGATAATACGCTGTATGTGCCTTACACTGCAGAAAATGCTATGGGGCTTGGCTTAAATATAAAAGGCACTACTAAAATTTCCCAATCATCATCGACAAAGGCTTGGGGGCTAGGCTACAATGTCGCACTTACATTAAAACTTACCAAAACCACGACCCTAGCGGCTACTTATCGCTCTAAAGTGCATTTTGATATGAAAGGCAATCTCTTTGCTACTTCACACATAGATGGTGGGAAGTTGGCTGGAAAAGGGACGGTTGATATGCGAGCAAACTTGCTGCTTTCTACGGATTTGCCCGATACACTTAATGTCGCCCTAGCCCAAAGGCTTGGCAAACTTCTCGCAGAATTTACCTATGAGCATACATTCTGGGGAAGTGCGGATATTTTTGAATTTCAATATAGCAATCAAGAATTTAGCAATGCACAAGGCTTTACGCCTGGGTTTGAAAATACCATTATCGCAACGGCATATCAAAATATGGCAGGAGCCGACTACAATGCCGTGGCTATGGGGCGTGGCTGGAAAAATAGCAATGCCTTCCGCCTAGGCTTTACACACTTCTCTACCGAAAATCTCACGCTTATGGGATCACTCGCGCTAGATTTTACCCCTGTGCCACAAGGCAGAGATACATTTGGTATCCCTGATGCCAACTCCTATATGCTAGGGCTTGGTGCTAGGTATAATCTCTTTGGCGGGAGGGCAGATGTGGGGCTTGCCTACTCACTCGCGCTCAAAGATAATACAAAGAGCTTTATCCAAAGTCAAAATGGCTTAGGGCAGCTGCATTTAGTAACCTTGGGCGCGAAGTATAGATTCTAG
- a CDS encoding NifU family protein translates to MLPFSDSELYEPVQRSLEKVRPHLLRDSGDIELQEIKGGKVYVRLLGACQGCSASHITLKRGVEQQLKRDIHPDMEVVEVR, encoded by the coding sequence ATGCTACCTTTTAGCGATAGCGAGCTGTATGAGCCTGTGCAACGATCATTAGAAAAGGTGCGACCGCATCTTTTGCGCGATTCTGGCGATATAGAGCTGCAAGAGATTAAAGGCGGTAAAGTTTATGTGCGCTTGCTTGGGGCGTGTCAAGGCTGCTCTGCTTCGCATATCACGCTAAAGCGCGGTGTAGAGCAGCAGCTTAAGCGCGATATACACCCAGATATGGAAGTAGTAGAAGTTCGATAA
- a CDS encoding histidine kinase has protein sequence MTIIPPNPTYNPRKKRLINKGFKALVARDFTLAAHYFNLALALDSSDKRACIGVLIADIAQDFPKKAEIFTELYQILLASAPRAQHNAIHTQMLEILRDFDTSLDHISHAAQAEDSLESEQLNGIAYKDFTTLCQAKGFKEVFENLIFSTKIIFTERDDFYQFLKDLIHYGFKQIALTYIEDMPQIAYNSEIQEILKQF, from the coding sequence ATGACCATAATCCCACCAAACCCCACCTACAATCCGCGTAAAAAACGCTTGATAAACAAAGGCTTCAAAGCCCTTGTGGCTAGGGATTTCACCCTTGCGGCGCATTATTTTAACCTAGCTTTAGCACTAGATTCTAGCGATAAACGCGCGTGCATAGGTGTGCTAATCGCGGATATTGCGCAAGACTTCCCCAAAAAAGCTGAGATTTTCACAGAGCTTTACCAGATCTTGCTAGCTTCAGCCCCCCGCGCCCAGCACAATGCTATCCATACGCAAATGCTTGAAATCTTGCGTGATTTTGATACAAGCTTAGATCATATCTCCCACGCCGCACAGGCAGAAGACTCCCTAGAATCCGAGCAGCTAAATGGCATAGCGTATAAGGATTTTACTACGCTCTGTCAGGCAAAAGGCTTTAAAGAAGTGTTTGAAAACTTAATCTTTAGCACTAAAATCATCTTCACCGAGCGCGATGATTTTTATCAATTTCTTAAAGATCTTATCCACTATGGCTTTAAGCAAATCGCACTCACTTATATAGAAGATATGCCACAAATCGCTTATAACAGCGAGATACAAGAGATTTTAAAGCAGTTTTAG
- a CDS encoding DJ-1 family glyoxalase III gives MQATDEVKSILVPLADGFEEIECVSVVDILRRSGIEVLLAGVSGARAYKGAHDIEIFAPHDLAKVDSSVLDRLSGIALPGGLRGMENLSASAEVRAILQSFAKASKLIAAICAAPIVLARANVLQGYFTCYPGCESSCYESSKAPNLRYQQTSVLAHDSQITASGPASAPFFALEIVCYLLGSDRAQEVKKEMLLDIPLSNSYAI, from the coding sequence ATGCAAGCAACAGATGAAGTAAAATCCATTTTAGTCCCCTTGGCTGATGGCTTTGAGGAGATTGAGTGTGTGAGTGTGGTGGATATTTTGCGCCGAAGTGGGATAGAGGTGCTGCTAGCTGGAGTGAGCGGGGCTAGGGCGTATAAAGGCGCGCACGATATAGAGATATTTGCGCCACACGATCTAGCAAAAGTGGATTCTAGTGTATTAGATCGCCTAAGCGGCATAGCCCTGCCCGGCGGGCTTAGAGGGATGGAAAATCTTAGCGCAAGCGCGGAGGTTAGGGCAATTTTGCAGAGCTTTGCTAAGGCTAGCAAGCTTATCGCTGCTATTTGCGCCGCGCCTATCGTGCTAGCTCGTGCCAATGTGCTGCAAGGATATTTTACTTGCTATCCGGGCTGCGAGTCTTCTTGCTATGAGAGCTCTAAAGCTCCAAATCTGCGCTATCAACAAACAAGTGTCCTTGCGCACGACTCCCAGATCACCGCTTCTGGTCCTGCTAGCGCGCCGTTTTTTGCCCTAGAGATTGTGTGCTACTTGCTAGGAAGTGATCGCGCACAAGAGGTGAAAAAAGAGATGCTACTAGATATACCCCTTTCTAATTCGTATGCTATATGA
- the ccoS gene encoding cbb3-type cytochrome oxidase assembly protein CcoS — MNTPIITIMLLVSLGIGLVGLVVFLWGLRNGQFDDAHKITHGALFDSVEDLNLANAIAQNQQATPNPKHKESKMEHYTIAVIGAGPGGISASVEATLKGLSVILLEKGAEHNATLRKFYKDGKRVDRDYKGDKVELVGAIDFSDTNKEGALAMFDSLLEKHAINVAYNNDVESIQRQDNDSLLIRTSGNHSISADYAIITIGKMGQPNKPSYKIPPAILRQVNYNASSIQAGERLLIVGGGNSAVEYAIDLCASHDTTLNYRRTEFARINDTNKQELEKVIASGTLKTKLGVDIESLEEQGGKICAHFSDGSSDVFDRAIYAIGGSSPVDFLKKCNIELDSNNLPIVNEHLQTSVQGVFIAGDIGFKSGASVAMAIAQAEKIVSHIAGHK, encoded by the coding sequence ATGAACACCCCTATTATTACCATTATGCTGCTGGTATCACTAGGGATAGGGCTAGTGGGGCTAGTGGTATTCCTCTGGGGCTTGCGTAATGGGCAGTTTGATGATGCGCATAAAATCACGCACGGCGCGCTATTTGATAGTGTAGAGGATCTAAACCTAGCCAATGCCATAGCTCAAAACCAGCAAGCAACCCCAAACCCCAAACACAAGGAGTCAAAAATGGAGCATTACACCATAGCAGTCATAGGAGCAGGACCCGGAGGCATTAGCGCAAGTGTGGAAGCCACGCTTAAAGGACTCTCTGTCATCTTGCTAGAAAAGGGTGCAGAGCATAATGCCACACTGCGCAAATTCTACAAAGACGGCAAGCGCGTAGATAGAGACTACAAAGGCGATAAAGTCGAGCTTGTAGGCGCGATAGATTTCAGCGATACAAACAAAGAAGGCGCGCTAGCGATGTTTGATAGCCTGCTAGAAAAGCACGCGATCAATGTCGCTTATAACAACGATGTAGAATCGATCCAAAGACAAGATAATGACAGCCTACTTATCCGCACAAGTGGCAATCACTCCATAAGCGCGGATTATGCGATTATCACCATTGGCAAAATGGGGCAGCCCAATAAGCCTAGCTACAAAATCCCTCCAGCGATTTTGCGCCAAGTCAATTACAATGCCTCTAGTATCCAAGCAGGCGAGCGGCTGCTGATCGTAGGCGGTGGGAACTCCGCTGTGGAATACGCTATCGACCTCTGCGCCTCGCACGATACCACGCTAAACTACCGCCGCACCGAGTTTGCAAGGATCAATGATACAAACAAGCAAGAGCTAGAAAAGGTCATAGCAAGCGGCACGCTAAAGACAAAACTAGGCGTGGATATAGAGAGCCTAGAAGAGCAAGGGGGCAAGATTTGTGCGCATTTTAGCGATGGTAGTAGCGATGTGTTTGACCGCGCGATTTATGCCATTGGCGGCTCTTCGCCGGTGGATTTTCTTAAAAAGTGCAATATCGAGCTAGATAGCAACAACCTCCCCATAGTGAATGAGCATTTGCAAACTTCTGTGCAAGGCGTGTTTATCGCTGGGGATATTGGCTTTAAATCTGGGGCGTCTGTGGCTATGGCGATCGCCCAAGCAGAAAAGATCGTTTCTCATATCGCAGGTCATAAGTGA